The region GGGAGTTTTGGGGCCAGGGGAAGGCGGCACTGTCGGTGTCGGTGTGGCCACGGGGGGGCGGTTGGTGATAGTGGCATTATGCTCAGCGGAGTTTTCGTACAGGATCTGACGGCTCTGGCTGACACTGCGCATCATTTGCCCCAATTCCCCTTCCAGGCGGCTCAACAGGCGATCGGCGTAAGTGTCCACGTCCCTCTGCATCTCAGTGGCTTCCTGTTCTGTTTGTTTTTGCAGGACTTCACATTCCTGCACCGTTTGCTGGCGAAACTGTTGGATTTCCTGGTGGGTAACCTGTTTGATTTGATCTAGTTCCCCCATGGTTTGGCGCCGGAGGGTGTCGCATTCTTGCTGGGTTTGCCTTTGCAGAGCTTCACATTCCTGTTGCACCTGGCGCTGGAGGGCATCGCAATCCTGTTGTATTTGGGCTTTGTATTGATCCGCTTCGTATTGGGCCTTTTGGATAATGCCCGATTCGTCCTTAATGCGCTGGGCCTCCTGGTGGGCCATCTCAATCATTCGCTGGGCCTCTGCCTCCGC is a window of Synechocystis sp. PCC 7338 DNA encoding:
- a CDS encoding DivIVA domain-containing protein, with translation MTRRESANPEVTENSAVVPGQTVDFDIQQQLAELQELLYDSFHIPLTAWSVVDEEKILDQIDVIAEFIPGAVHRAIAILEREQQILQGAEAEAQRMIEMAHQEAQRIKDESGIIQKAQYEADQYKAQIQQDCDALQRQVQQECEALQRQTQQECDTLRRQTMGELDQIKQVTHQEIQQFRQQTVQECEVLQKQTEQEATEMQRDVDTYADRLLSRLEGELGQMMRSVSQSRQILYENSAEHNATITNRPPVATPTPTVPPSPGPKTPRGDRPRRRSR